Proteins from a genomic interval of Musa acuminata AAA Group cultivar baxijiao chromosome BXJ1-9, Cavendish_Baxijiao_AAA, whole genome shotgun sequence:
- the LOC103998841 gene encoding glycosylinositol phosphorylceramide mannosyl transferase 1-like: protein MGVAAMAAFMGVRDAISTGAGGVAASAAMAAGGSPDAALNFGDGAVLPYSPAKVKTAPRGRASSWSSLLLLLGRTRKLAKVRLLLAAGVLLALVLLANPVGPLIGWNHQPSSSASSPSRDGYMVLINTWRRNSLLKKAVAHYASCPKTDAIHVVWSENDPPPESLKTYLKNIIMSRSRNSQKPKLQFDLNEEDNLNNRFKPINSLTNDAIFSVDDDLLIPCSTLEFAFTVWQTTPDTMVGFVPRMHWLVEEKNSVVYYKYGGWWSVWWTGTYSMVLSKAAFFHRKYLDMYTYKMPSTIHDYVTRERNCEDIAMSLLVANVTQAPPIWVKGKIHEIGSYGISSLAGHNKRRNNCLNDFISLYGAVPLVSTNIKAVDAREEWFW from the exons ATGGGGGTGGCGGCCATGGCCGCCTTCATGGGAGTCCGAGACGCCATATCAACGGGCGCCGGCGGAGTGGCTGCAtcggcggcgatggcagctggtgGATCTCCGGATGCTGCCCTGAACTTCGGCGACGGTGCCGTCCTTCCCTACTCGCCGGCCAAGGTGAAGACTGCCCCTAGGGGCCGCGCATCCTCGTGgtcctcccttctcctcctcctcggccgcACTCGGAAGCTCGCCAAGGTCCGGCTCCTCCTCGCCGCCGGTGTCCTGCTCGCCCTCGTCCTCCTTGCTAACCCGGTGGGGCCTCTCATTGGGTGGAATCACCAGCCGTCTTCGTCCGCCTCCTCGCCCTCCAG GGATGGCTACATGGTGCTTATTAACACTTGGAGGCGCAATTCTCTTCTCAAGAAAGCTGTGGCGCATTATGCATCATGTCCAAAAACTGATGCAATACATGTAGTTTGGAGTGAGAATGACCCACCACCAGAGAGCCTTAAAACCtatctcaaaaatattataatgtcaCGGTCCAGGAACTCACAGAAGCCTAAACTCCAATTCGACTTGAATGAGGAGGATAATTTGAATAATAGATTTAAGCCAATTAACAGTTTAACAAATGATGCAATATTTTCTGTTGATGATGATCTATTAATTCCTTGCTCTACACTGGAATTTGCATTCACAGTATGGCAAACTACCCCAGACACGATGGTTGGTTTTGTTCCTCGCATGCACTGGTTGGTTGAGGAG AAGAACAGTGTGGTTTATTACAAATATGGTGGCTGGTGGTCAGTATGGTGGACAGGCACTTATAGTATGGTTCTTTCAAAAGCAGCATTTTTCCATCGGAAGTACTTGGATATGTATACTTACAAGATGCCATCAACAATTCACGATTATGTAACAAGAGAAAG GAATTGTGAGGACATTGCAATGTCACTACTTGTTGCTAATGTCACTCAGGCTCCTCCCATCTGGGTCAAAG GAAAGATACATGAGATTGGTAGCTATGGTATTAGCAGTTTGGCAGGCCATAACAAAAGGAGGAATAACTGCCTCAATGACTTCATTTCCCTTTACGGAGCTGTTCCTTTAGTTTCAACCAACATAAAGGCTGTAGATGCACGAGAAGAATGGTTCTG